In one Trichosurus vulpecula isolate mTriVul1 chromosome 8, mTriVul1.pri, whole genome shotgun sequence genomic region, the following are encoded:
- the LOC118829738 gene encoding olfactory receptor 11G2-like, with protein MKISIVTNNSGTVSEFILLGFTCQKETQSTLLMLFSIIYLLTIMGNTSIICAVWSSQQLYTPMYTLLANFSFLEICYVNSDVPKMLANMLSETKTISFTGCLLQFYFFFSTCASECLFLSVMAFDRYLAICQPLHYSTIMTHSLCINLAFFCWVGGFLWLLTPVILLSQVPLCGPNIIDHFLCDLGPLLALSCAPVPRTTLACGTISSLIIFITFLYILGSYSHVLRAVLRVPSGSGRNKAFSTCASHFTVVSLFYGSVMVMYVSPGSGNESGMQKFITLFYSMATPFFNPLIYSLRNRDMKKALKKLLGGLSQRFPKVQKK; from the coding sequence ATGAAGATCTCAATAGTCACTAATAACTCTGGGACTGTCAGTGAGTTTATCCTCTTGGGTTTCACTTGTCAAAAAGAAACTCAAAGCACCCTTCTTATGTTGTTCTCTATCATTTACCTCCTCACCATCATGGGGAATACATCTATCATCTGTGCTGTGTGGTCAAGTCAGCAACTCTACACTCCCATGTATACTCTCTTGGCCAATTTCTCCTTCTTAGAAATCTGCTATGTTAACTCTGATGTGCCCAAAATGTTGGCCAACATGCTCTCTGAAACCAAAACCATCTCTTTTACTGGCTGCTTGCTtcagttctatttcttcttctccacGTGTGCCTCTGAATGCTTGTTTTTGTCTGTGATGGCATTTGATCGCTACCTTGCCATCTGCCAGCCTCTACACTACTCTACCATCATGACCCACAGCCTCTGTATTAACTTGGCATTCTTCTGCTGGGTGGGTGGCTTCCTTTGGTTACTGACCCCTGTGATCCTACTCTCACAGGTACCCCTCTGTGGCCCAAACATCATTGaccactttctgtgtgacctggggccaTTGTTGGCCCTGTCCTGTGCCCCAGTCCCCAGGACTACTTTGGCCTGTGGTACCATCAGCTctctcatcatcttcatcaccttcCTCTACATACTAGGTTCCTATTCCCATGTCCTGAGAGCTGTACTGAGGGTGCCATCAGGCTCTGGAAGAAATAAGGCCTTCTCAACATGTGCCTCCCATTTCACTGTGGTGTCTCTATTCTATGGCTCAGTCATGGTGATGTATGTGAGCCCAGGATCTGGGAATGAATCTGGAATGCAGAAGTTTATAACCTTGTTCTACTCCATGGCAACTCCATTCTTCAATCCCCTGATCTACAGCCTCCGGAACAGAGATATGAAGAAAGCTCTAAAGAAACTCTTGGGTGGGTTGTCCCAGAGATTCCCTAAAGTacagaagaaatga